In the Populus trichocarpa isolate Nisqually-1 chromosome 1, P.trichocarpa_v4.1, whole genome shotgun sequence genome, one interval contains:
- the LOC18109833 gene encoding glycine-rich RNA-binding protein 4, mitochondrial isoform X1 — MAFFNKLGSLARQSISQKGQVPMVSMLNSIRCMSSSKLFIGGLPWSTDDQTLKDAFSGFGEVTEARVIMDRETGRSRGFGFVHYDSVENASEALSAMDGQNLGGRTVRVSFAEERRPPQSYNDNHQGSPPQSYNDNHQGSRGFDN, encoded by the exons ATGGCATTCTTTAACAAGCTCGGGAGCCTAGCGAGGCAGTCAATTTCCCAGAAGGGGCAAGTTCCAATGGTGTCCATGTTGAACTCTATTCGCTGCATGTCTTCATCCAAGCTTTTCATTGGAG GGCTTCCATGGTCAACTGATGACCAAACCCTTAAAGATGCATTTTCTGGCTTTGGGGAAGTGACAGAGG CAAGGGTTATCATGGATAGAGAGACCGGGAGGTCTCGTGGATTTGGGTTTGTTCATTACGACAGCGTTGAAAATGCCAGCGAAGCACTTTCAGCAATGGATGGCCAG AATTTGGGAGGAAGAACTGTTCGAGTGAGCTTTGCCGAGGAAAGGAGACCACCACAATCCTACAATGACAATCACCAAGGGAGTCCACCACAATCCTACAATGACAATCACCAAGGGAGTCGAGGTTTTGATAATTAA
- the LOC18109833 gene encoding glycine-rich RNA-binding protein 2, mitochondrial isoform X2 — protein sequence MAFFNKLGSLARQSISQKGQVPMVSMLNSIRCMSSSKLFIGGLPWSTDDQTLKDAFSGFGEVTEARVIMDRETGRSRGFGFVHYDSVENASEALSAMDGQNLGGRTVRVSFAEERRPPQSYNDNHQGSRGFDN from the exons ATGGCATTCTTTAACAAGCTCGGGAGCCTAGCGAGGCAGTCAATTTCCCAGAAGGGGCAAGTTCCAATGGTGTCCATGTTGAACTCTATTCGCTGCATGTCTTCATCCAAGCTTTTCATTGGAG GGCTTCCATGGTCAACTGATGACCAAACCCTTAAAGATGCATTTTCTGGCTTTGGGGAAGTGACAGAGG CAAGGGTTATCATGGATAGAGAGACCGGGAGGTCTCGTGGATTTGGGTTTGTTCATTACGACAGCGTTGAAAATGCCAGCGAAGCACTTTCAGCAATGGATGGCCAG AATTTGGGAGGAAGAACTGTTCGAGTGAGCTTTGCCGAGGAAAGGAGA CCACCACAATCCTACAATGACAATCACCAAGGGAGTCGAGGTTTTGATAATTAA